A region of Jaculus jaculus isolate mJacJac1 chromosome 16, mJacJac1.mat.Y.cur, whole genome shotgun sequence DNA encodes the following proteins:
- the LOC123455364 gene encoding proline-rich protein HaeIII subfamily 1-like, which produces MVDATVGSEGRTVKVRLRGPGLRLTDRLAEGPAGHLPSGGPPTPVTPFGRPPTKAQGRGETTPTPRSPGRPPPRRTRGRCLPAGGRQHTPRTPASTAPRPWGWGRGTRRGRSGRTCRLSPAAPARPPPPHLPAPRRPRGPLTSARPGPAPRSGSPRPAPLHALSPPSAPPAAPGPPPPPAPSRRRPLRGHNGAAAAPLMHMHDAAPPAPPPRPEQRSPEPARRSPAGGEGRPRACAAAGREVGPGPRGWARGRHGPTATGAPRPLHTFRDAASESHGELPARPFRALLCGRASEPERARPGEVRRLAEGPGSLAAAESRTLTYTGPFAEPHVPTEVFRPNELASGLVGSFRCY; this is translated from the exons ATGGTGGACGCGACAGTGGGGAGTGAGGGGCGCACCGTGAAGGTGAGGCTGCGGGGACCGGGGCTGAGACTCACAGACCGACTAGCGGAGGGCCCAGCGGGCCACCTTCCCTCGGGAGGACCCCCAACGCCGGTTACCCCGTTCGGCCGGCCCCCAACAAAGGCTCAGGGGAGGGGTGAGACGACCCCGACCCCGCGGAGCCCAGGACGCCCGCCACCGCGACGCACGCGCGGCAGGTGCCTGCCGGCAGGTGGGCGACAGCACACCCCCCGCACCCCGGCCTCCACCGCCCCGCGGCCCTGGGGCTGGGGCCGGGGGACACGCCGCGGGCGGAGCGGCCGCACCTGCCGGCTCTCACCTGCCGCACCTGCCCGCCCGCCCCCGCCGCACCTGCCCGCCCCGCGCCGTCCCCGAGGCCCGCTCACCTCCgcgcggcccggcccggcccctcGCAGCGGCAGCCCCCGGCCCGCGCCGCTCCATGCGCTCAGCCCGCCCTCGGCGCCGCCCGCCGCccccgggccgccgccgccgcccgcgccaTCGCGCCGCCGCCCGCTCCGAGGGCACAATGGAGCCGCCGCCGCGCCGCTCATGCATATGCATGACGCCGCGCCGCCGGCCCCGCCTCCCAGGCCAGAGCAGCGGAGCCCCGAGCCGGCGCGCCGGAGCCCGGCGGGGGGCGAGGGGCGGCCGCGGGCCTGCGCCGCCGCGGGACGGGAGGTGGGGCCGGGGCCGCGGGGCTGGGCGCGCGGGAGGCACGGCCCGACGGCGACCGGCGCCCCGCGCCCCCTCCACACCTTTCGGGACGCGGCGTCCGAGAGCCACGGCGAGCTTCCTGCTCG CCCCTTTCGAGCGCTTCTCTGCGGCCGCGCCTCGGAGCCCGAAAGAGCGCGGCCTGGCGAGGTACGGAGGCTTGCTGAGGGCCCGGGAAGCCTGGCTGCCGCCGAAAGCCGCACACTCACCTACACTGGTCCCTTCGCAGAGCCCCACGTCCCTACTGAGGTGTTCCGGCCAAACGAGCTGGCCTCTGGTCTGGTTGGGTCTTTCAGATGCTATTAA